The window GGCTCTGGCTCACAAACTGGCACATGCGGTCTTACAATTTCCTGCCTGACAGCCAGTTATTTACTATAATCGGGATTATCTGGCTGATCATCGGATTATACTTCTGGCTGGCTTCAGTGTTCAAAATCATGGGTTTCGTGTCCCAGGGAATGCTTATAACCACTGGTGTTTTCAGCCTGACCAGAAATCCGATGTACTGCGCCTTTTTGATCTTCATCGTGCCTTCCCTGTCCCTGCTCCTGAATGCCTGGATTTTTCTGCTGTCTTCAGCAGTCATGATTCTGGTATTTCATTTTGCGATCGCAAAAGAAGAGCGGATGCTTGAGGGACTGTTCGGGGATGAATACAGAAAGTACAAAGCAGCTACCCCACGACTTTTTCCGAAATTCAGGTGAACTATAACGCTATATGCACGGCATCAGAGAACCACAAAACAATAAGAACAAAACGATCAAAAGTATAACTTTGCAGATTCGGAAATCTGCTGTTTCAAAACGCCAGAGACTCTTCAATTCCTCTTTTGACAATTTGCTGTAGCAAATCGGGCATTCATCATTTGATACAGAAAAATACTTCAGACAGTTTCTGCAGAAGTAATGATCAGGGATCACAGGTTCAATTCTTGGAAGAGTAAAAGTCATCAGCCTGAAAATCCAGGCAAAAATCGATAAAAAGAAAATATTCGCGTATATCAATGTAAAAACTATTTCACTATCAACATTGGCGTACATACAAAGCAAGCCTGAGAAGATGCCTGTTAGAATCGCAAAAAACAAAGTCAGGTATTCAAGTTTCCTATAGGCTCTGTAGTGATTTGTAAGCTCAAGCCTCAAACCTACATTCGCATAGATGGAACCAATCACTGTGAAAAAAATCATCCAAGAAAATGTGACGATCTTCGGGTCAATCAGAAATCCAGCATAACCCGAACGATACCCATGTATGCGTGAGCCAATCTGTAAATCAAGATATCCCATCATGGCAAACACCAGCATGGTGAAGATGCGAGGGAACGAGTGTGTTGAATCAAATTTCATCAGAATTTTCCTGGAGCCAGGAGATTGATTTGGAAAATATGCTTCTCTGCAAAAGCCTCTCAGGCCACCTGCTGCATGGCATTCACGAATTCCCGGCCTGATAATGGAGTGGGAAGCGGTTTGCCGTCTTTCTGATAGATTTCCACCATTTCATCCACGATCCGGCAGAGTTCGTCGAAGACAATGCGCGGGTCATCTCCATGGCATCCCGCATAAAAAAGCTCAGGGCAGCTGCCGATGAAGCATTTGTCATCTTCCGACCATTCGATCAGTTTCACATATCTCAATCCGTCACTCATTTTGATGCCTCCTCCAGAGCCAGTCTGACAGCTTTTTCCTGATACTGCTTCGCATCATCCCCATCTGAACCTGAGATTGTGATGGGTTTGATGATTTTCTGATGCACGAAGTTCCTATGGCTGCCTTTCCCGCCACGTTCAGCAAAACCAGCCTTCAGAAGATCCCTGACAAGTTCTCTTATCTTGCGCGGCACAGAAAACCCTCAAAACAGATATGTTCAAATATCACATAATTAGTTAATTGAGTCAAATCGAAATTCCTGATCATACTCTCAAGGACAAATCCGCTTTTTATTTTCTGCAGCAGAAACAGGGGTCTGATGAGTTGCTGTTCTGTTGCCCAGGACAATCGCCCCCAGGATCAGCACTGCTCCGATGAAAAAAGTTCCGGTCAGTTTCTCGCCCAGCAGCCAGACCGAAAATCCTGCGCCTGCCAGAGGCTGCAGGTATAGATAAAAGGAAAGCTCGCCTGCTGACATGAATTTCAGCAGCCAGTTCCAGGCCAGATAACCGATGCCTGTCACAATCACTGACAGAAAGATCACGCCCAGCCATTCCCGGCCGTTCAGGCAAAGCCCCCTGTGCCAGGCTACCGGATCATACCAGGCAAAGGCCGGAACAAAAGTGAGGGCAGCAACCAGGAAGGGCAGGGCTGTCGAGGCGGTTGCTCCCCAGCGTCCCACCAGCAGTTTGCCTGTGATTGTGTATGAGGAGACGCAGAATATCGAAGCCAGCACCATCAGATTGCCTGCCAGATTCCGGCTGCCCAACAGGTCGAGGGTCGCAGGGTCGACTGTAAGCAGCACTACGCCGAGGAATGCGAGCACCAGGCTCAGGACACTTCTTATGGAAAGCCGTTCGGCCAGAAAGACTGCTGAAAGCAGAACCACCATTGGGGTTTCCAGCCCGACCAGCATCGAGACATTGGAGGCTGTGGTCCTCTCTGTCCCGGCATACTGCAGCATGATCGCGGCTCCGCAGCCAAGCAGGCCCATGATCAGCATCAGATAGACATCCCTGCTCGTGATCCTGTCAGGGATTTCCTGCCTGCGGATGAACGGCAGTAGTACGGCGGCAGCCAGCACTATCCTCCAGCAGGACAGGGCCAGAGGATTGAGGCTGGCGATCATGTCCTTGGAAATCGGATATGACAGGGCCCAGATCATGTTTATCAGAACTGCAATGCCGATCAGCAGCCAGCGTGGAGGAACTGACCGGGACCTGACCGGAACGGTCTGCATGATTTCAATCGGTTCAATCATAGACTGCCATCTTTTCGATTCCCGGAGTGGAGCAGGCTTGGAGCAGTGCCGTGTAATCCACCTGGAAGGTGATGATGTCCCCGACTTTCAGCCTGACAGACGAATCTTCAATATCGATAATCGTATGATCGCTGGTCTGGCCAAGAATCTCCATCTTCTGGTCTACAGGCCAGATATTCTCGAACGGCATGTCCTGCCTGCCAAATGCCATGATGGCCCGTTTCCTGATCCCGCGGTCCACAAAGGTCTTGGGCTTGAGAAAGGCGTCCAGGCCCAGGGGCCCGACCGGTTTCGTGGGTTTTGAACTCAGCTCGAGTATCTCGGCCTGCAGAAGGTAAAGATCAGAGCAGGTTCTGTTCACGTCCTGGTCTGAATGGTGAAATCCCTCAAGATATCTGAAATTGACATACTCGATCCCGAACTGATGGGTTCCTCCAATGCGGAGATGATTGATTCCGGGAGGCCAGGTGCCGTGGGTGAGCAGGTAATGACTGGTGCAGTTGCCGCCAGACAGGTGCGGGAAACGGATGCCGAACTTTTCTTCCAGCCTCCTGGCAATCCCCACGAACTGCATCCCGTTTTCATAGGTCGGGAGCAGGGTGCCGTAACAGTTGAAATTCGTGCCCAGACCATAGATTTTCAAGCCCGGCAGAGTCAGGATCAGCTCCAAAGCTCTGCACAGGGCCGGGAAGTCCTCGTGCCAGATTCCCTCCCTGAGATCGCCCATGTCCACCATCAGGAGCACTTCATGGGTGCGGCCCTGCCTGACCGCTTCGGCGGACAGGGACTTGATGGTCTCTTCCTCTGACTCGATGGAAATGTCGGCATAGCTGACAGTGGCGCTGATGTCACTCGGGGCCGGGCTGCGCAGCAGGCATTTTTTGCACTTCAGATTTCTGATCTTCTTCAGGTTCTCGACCCTGGATTCGGCTACGGTTTCGATCCCGCCCCTGATGATGGCGTCGGCAGTTTCCGGCATGCCGTTGAACACCTTGTTCACGCCCATGATCGTGATGCCAGCGGCGTTGAACTCCTTTAGCATCACCCGGACATTATGCTCGAGCTTGCGGACATTGATCAGAAGTCTTGGATAGCTCATGACAGCTAATGCACCGAGCAGGAAAAGCACGGATCATAAGCCCTCACAAGCTCTTCGCAGAGGAGCCTGATCTGATCCCTGGTCCTGCCCTTATTCTCCAGGACAAGCTTGTTCAGGGAACGCTCTATATCCACAAAATTATGGGCTGTCGGCGTGACGATATTGGCTTTCTCCACCACTCCCCTTCCATCGATCCTGTACCAGTGATAAAGCAGGCCTCGAGGAGCTTCGGTGATGGCTCCGCCTTCTCCAGCTTTGATTTTGAGATTGATATCTTCATCCTTGAAAGTAGTATTTTCGATCAGATCAATGCAGCGCATGATCGCGTCATAGGTTTCCAGGGCCTGGGCCAGGTTGTTATGAAACGGATTGAAATCAGGAATTGAGAATCCGACAGATTTCGCGAGCTTTTTTGTCTCAGGCTTGAGTTTTTCAAATTTCAGATTCATCCTGGGCAGAGCTCCGGTAGTGACAGAGCCCTTCCCCACCCTGGTCTTCTTAGCATTGGCGTAATCCACCTGTGTTTCCTGGAAATGCTTCAGATAATCGGAAACCGGGATGTTGAGCCCGTCGCTTGTAATGATTCTTCCGTCATTGATCGCATAGCCCTTTTTTCCGGAGATTGCCGCATAAACGACTTTGCTCTCAAATTCCGGAGGGTTGAATTTCGCGACCAGTTTCACTACCTGCACGGCCTGGGCAGCTGTTTCCTTCAATTTCGGGAGCATTTCATGGAGCGCTGAATTATCCGGGATCTTTGTGAATCCGCCAGGCAGGCTGGTGACTGCATGCAGCGCCCTGCCGCCGATCAAAGCAGTCAGGCCGTTCAGCACTTCTTTCATGGCGAGCAGCATGGTGACTTCGGACTTGAATTCAGGGATAAGCCCGGTAATGCTGTCTTTGCCGTAATAGTCGGGCATGGCCAGCATGAAGAGATGGATCAGATGGCTGGCTGCGATCTGGCTCAGGCTCATCAGTTCGCGCAGAATCTTTGTCTGGGCGCTGACTTCCACAGCCATGGCATTCTCAATGGCCAGGATCGCGGTGGTCATGTGCGAAACAGGGCAGATGCCGCAGATCCTGGAGACAATGTCGCCGACTTCGTCATATTTCCGGCCAGCCAGGAATCCTTCGAAAAATCTGGGCGGTTCGAAAATCTTCAGAAGCAGCGGCTGCTCATTTTCAAGATCGATCCTGATCGCTGTTTCGCCTTCCACTCTGGCGAGATAGTCAACTTCTATCCGTTCGTTCCGCTTCATTTTTTGACATTCGCTCCTGTCTGGAATTCAATAGTGGGTTGCCCGAATTCAGTGAATCTGCGGAAAATATCTTCAGGGCTCTGCCCCATTTTCAGAAGCTGCGCCGCCAGTGCGGCTGAATTGGCATCTTTCAGCGGGCCGAAACAGGAGAAACAGGCCCGGTTGTAGGACGGGCAGAGAGCATCGCAGCCCGCATTCGTGACAGGTCCCATGCAGGGCTCGTTGTATGCCACCAGCAAACAGATGTTGCCTTTGAGCTTGCATTCCACGCAGACGCTGGATTCGAGGAAATCAGGGTTTTTCTTCAAAAGCAGGGAAAGAACCAGTTCGGTCAGGTCGCGCTCGCCCATCGGGCAGCCTTTCACGCTGCCGTCCACCTTGACATAATGCTCTACAGGATGGGCTTTGATCGAGTGGAGAGCAGAAGTATCAGGGTAAACCCTTGTTTCCACTTCCAACTCGTTCTGATTATTCTTGATCGCAGGGATCCCGCCGCAGACAGCGCAGGTACCGATAGCGATCAGGTGAGTGCTGGCTTTTCTGACCTTTTTCAGCTGATCAGCCTGCCAGGTTTCTGTGATCGCGCCTTCGATCAGGGCTATATCAAAAGGTCCTTCTTCAATACCGTCTGACTGCAGCATCTGGCAGTAGATGATATCTGCGGCTCCCAGCGTTTCCAGTATGTATTTCTGGAAATAGATCAGCTGGAATTCGCAGCCTGCGCAGCAGCTGTATTTGAAAACTCCGATTCTCGGTTTCTTTAAAATCATGTCTCTCCCGTCAGATCTGCCCGTGCATCATGTGCCGGACCTCGCTGTAAGCAAAAACTGGGCCGTCTTTACAAATAAATTTCGCTCCCATCTGGCAGTGGCCGCAATGGCCAAACCCGCATTTCATCCTGCGTTCCATGGAGACGAATATATTTCTGCTCTTGTGTCCGATTCTGATCAGGTCTTCTGCCACGAAATGCATCATGATATCCGGGCCGCAGGTGAAAGTGACAGCATCTTTCAGCGGAACATCAATGTTGCGTAACAGCGAGGTGACAAGGCCTTCGGATAATGGGAACGGCATTTTTTTCGATTTCCGCTCCAGGCAGAAAAACGAAGTGATCTGGTCAGAGCTGCACCATTCTTCAACTTCCTTGGTGAAAAGCATGTCTTCGCTGCGTTTTGAGCCATAAATCAGAAACACTCGTCCGAATTTTTTCCGATTCTGCTGCACGAAATGCACTACAGGCCGCAGCGGAGCCATGCCGATCCCGCCTGCGACAATGATCAGGTTTTTATGCAGAGCCAGTTCAAGCGGCCAGCTGTTCCCGAAAGGTCCACGCAATTGAAGGCTGTCACCAGCTTTCAAAGAGCAGAGAGCCTGGGTCACGTTCCCCACCACCCTGATGGTATGGATGAAGTTTTTTTTCAGAGGCAGGGAGCTGAAGGAGATCGGAGCTTCGCCAAAGCCGGGCAGGCCCAGCATATTGAACTGGCCGGGCTCAAACAAAAAATCCTCATCTGTGGTCATTTTCAGCGAAAACACATCTGATGTCTCAGCACTGATTTCTTTAAGGACAGCTGTGCCAGGCAAGAGAGGGTTGATCGAGTGTTTAATCCTGTTCATTCATCGTCTCTCCTGATTTCAGCAACGATTTCTGTCAGATCAATATGTGTAGGGCACCAGGTCATGCAGCGGCCGCAGCCCACGCAGCCGAAACAACCGAACTGCTCAACCCAGCTGCTCAGTTTGTGTGTGACGAACTGGCGTAAACGGGCTGAGCGGGAATCGCGGAAATTAAAACCGTGTACTTTCGCAAAATTCAGCTCCAGGCATGAGTCCCAGTGGCGTATGCGCGTGGTTTTTTTCAGATCCATACCGGTGCATTCCTCGATGTTATAGCAGAAGCAGGTCGGGCAGACCATGGTGCAGTTAGTGCAGGAGAGGCATCTCGCGTCAGCGGTATTCTTGTAAACTTTGTGATCAAGATAATTCTTCAGCAGTTCTGCAAGTCCATCAATATCAAGTTTTTTGCTGAAAGTGGAAAGAGCTTTTTTTTCAAGTCTGAGTTTGGCTTTCTGATCGGCTGCTCCTGCTTTTTCAGCCCTTCTGATCCCTGAGGCGAGTTCCAGGCCTGTTTCTGAACGGAATTCCATCAGATAAAGTGACTCACTTTCCTCTGAACCGCTCAGAAGAGTAAGTTCGATGTCGGATCCGGCTTTCTTTTTCAAAAAAGGGCCTGTCCCCATTGAAGAGCAGAAACCCTGATGCGTGAAAGCCGGGTATTTTTTTTTGCAGGCAAGGTTACAGTTCAGCACGACAGTAATCGTGTTTTCACGGGTCTGTTTATAATAAAAATCCTGGGTTTCCCAGCTCAAAGTCCTGTCCAGGATAGAGATGGCGTGCATATCACAGGGATGCAGTCCGAAAATGATCCTTTTCCTCCTGTCATCCGCAGCCGTTGTCTGCAGGCTTTTCCTGTCTATCTCACAGATAGTCTGCCTGGATGGATAGATTATCCTTGCCGGGCTCTGCATTGTGCTCTGATAATCAAGCCGGATACTGAAAGCGTCACTGACCGGCTTAAAAATGGTTTCTCCCTTTTTATCCGGCACAGGCCCCAGGATAATGAAGCGATCACGCAGACCGTCCAGCCAGTTGAACAGGTTTTTCTCCAGGATAATCATTCCGGTTGAGTTTTTCTTCATTTCCAATCAAAACCTCATCTATTCATGGTAATGAACCTGACGGCTAATTGCAAAGCATTATCTTTTCCACAGGTTCTGAAGATGCAGCAAGCATTTTGCAGTAATAAATTGAGAATTTACATTTTTTTTACAGGTTTCTGACTGGTTCTTGAAGGTTTTGAATTATAAATAGGATAGAAGCGTATAAAGTATCAAGTATGAAGGGTTTAAAACCCGAGGGGGGCGTATGAAGTATTTTGCTGTATCCGTGATGATCGTGCTGATGGCACATGCAGCAGTTGCCGAAGACAGAAGTTATTATGGCGTGAACGGAGTATTCGTGAAGGCTGAATCCTGCGGCCAGGTATTGACTGCCTCTTTCAGCGAATCTACCTTCTGCGGATTTACTGGAGCGGGCCAGGCTCTGATGGCAGCAAAGACAGGGGCAGCAGATCTGGTGAAAGAGTCAATGAATCAAGCCAGCCTCAGTTTTCGAGTGCCTGTGGCAGAAATGAGATACTCTCTGGTCTGCTTCACAATGTCCAGATATCATGGAACCGGAAGTATCCAGAGTCTTGATAAATACCGCAATTATGAAACCCAGTGCAGCGTGCTGATGGCCGGCGTGGAAAGAGGCATCATTCTGGGCTGGTCTGAGAAGGAAGTTCTGACCTGCATCAGATCTGCGGTAAAATCATGGAAATGGAATCAAGAGATGACCAGAAACTTCGGTATCGCTGCAGCAGCCTGCCAGGCAGGCAGCAATCCGTCGATTTTAAAACTTTTCAGGATCATGCAGGTCAATGCCGGAAAGCTGCTCGCCATCAGAAATGATGACGATAATGACGAAGTGACTCCAGAAGAACCCGTTGACCCGGAAGAACCGCCCGTTGACCCGGAAGTCCCGCCCGTTGACCCGGAAGTTCCCCCCGTTGACCCGGAAGTTCCGCCCGTTGACCCGGAAGTTCCGCCCGTTGACCCGGAAGTCCCGCCTGTTGACCCGACAGTCCCACCCACAACTGAAGATCTCTCCCAGCCCTGGTGGAATGGTGATAATCCTGACGGCATGAGTACAGGCGTTAATGGTACTTACTGGACACCCCAGGATCCGATCCCTGCCGCTCAGATTGTTGATGCTCTTGAAAAGACTGCAGATACATTCCTGGAAAAACTGG is drawn from Candidatus Wallbacteria bacterium and contains these coding sequences:
- a CDS encoding 4Fe-4S dicluster domain-containing protein, with translation MKKNSTGMIILEKNLFNWLDGLRDRFIILGPVPDKKGETIFKPVSDAFSIRLDYQSTMQSPARIIYPSRQTICEIDRKSLQTTAADDRRKRIIFGLHPCDMHAISILDRTLSWETQDFYYKQTRENTITVVLNCNLACKKKYPAFTHQGFCSSMGTGPFLKKKAGSDIELTLLSGSEESESLYLMEFRSETGLELASGIRRAEKAGAADQKAKLRLEKKALSTFSKKLDIDGLAELLKNYLDHKVYKNTADARCLSCTNCTMVCPTCFCYNIEECTGMDLKKTTRIRHWDSCLELNFAKVHGFNFRDSRSARLRQFVTHKLSSWVEQFGCFGCVGCGRCMTWCPTHIDLTEIVAEIRRDDE
- a CDS encoding type II toxin-antitoxin system HicB family antitoxin, whose amino-acid sequence is MSDGLRYVKLIEWSEDDKCFIGSCPELFYAGCHGDDPRIVFDELCRIVDEMVEIYQKDGKPLPTPLSGREFVNAMQQVA
- a CDS encoding DMT family transporter, with the translated sequence MIEPIEIMQTVPVRSRSVPPRWLLIGIAVLINMIWALSYPISKDMIASLNPLALSCWRIVLAAAVLLPFIRRQEIPDRITSRDVYLMLIMGLLGCGAAIMLQYAGTERTTASNVSMLVGLETPMVVLLSAVFLAERLSIRSVLSLVLAFLGVVLLTVDPATLDLLGSRNLAGNLMVLASIFCVSSYTITGKLLVGRWGATASTALPFLVAALTFVPAFAWYDPVAWHRGLCLNGREWLGVIFLSVIVTGIGYLAWNWLLKFMSAGELSFYLYLQPLAGAGFSVWLLGEKLTGTFFIGAVLILGAIVLGNRTATHQTPVSAAENKKRICP
- a CDS encoding oxidoreductase, whose protein sequence is MILKKPRIGVFKYSCCAGCEFQLIYFQKYILETLGAADIIYCQMLQSDGIEEGPFDIALIEGAITETWQADQLKKVRKASTHLIAIGTCAVCGGIPAIKNNQNELEVETRVYPDTSALHSIKAHPVEHYVKVDGSVKGCPMGERDLTELVLSLLLKKNPDFLESSVCVECKLKGNICLLVAYNEPCMGPVTNAGCDALCPSYNRACFSCFGPLKDANSAALAAQLLKMGQSPEDIFRRFTEFGQPTIEFQTGANVKK
- a CDS encoding alanine/ornithine racemase family PLP-dependent enzyme, yielding MSYPRLLINVRKLEHNVRVMLKEFNAAGITIMGVNKVFNGMPETADAIIRGGIETVAESRVENLKKIRNLKCKKCLLRSPAPSDISATVSYADISIESEEETIKSLSAEAVRQGRTHEVLLMVDMGDLREGIWHEDFPALCRALELILTLPGLKIYGLGTNFNCYGTLLPTYENGMQFVGIARRLEEKFGIRFPHLSGGNCTSHYLLTHGTWPPGINHLRIGGTHQFGIEYVNFRYLEGFHHSDQDVNRTCSDLYLLQAEILELSSKPTKPVGPLGLDAFLKPKTFVDRGIRKRAIMAFGRQDMPFENIWPVDQKMEILGQTSDHTIIDIEDSSVRLKVGDIITFQVDYTALLQACSTPGIEKMAVYD
- a CDS encoding isoprenylcysteine carboxylmethyltransferase family protein; this encodes MDKNVPCRKMSIFGIGPLLLATGAAVIIAGLWLTNWHMRSYNFLPDSQLFTIIGIIWLIIGLYFWLASVFKIMGFVSQGMLITTGVFSLTRNPMYCAFLIFIVPSLSLLLNAWIFLLSSAVMILVFHFAIAKEERMLEGLFGDEYRKYKAATPRLFPKFR
- a CDS encoding nickel-dependent hydrogenase large subunit — its product is MKRNERIEVDYLARVEGETAIRIDLENEQPLLLKIFEPPRFFEGFLAGRKYDEVGDIVSRICGICPVSHMTTAILAIENAMAVEVSAQTKILRELMSLSQIAASHLIHLFMLAMPDYYGKDSITGLIPEFKSEVTMLLAMKEVLNGLTALIGGRALHAVTSLPGGFTKIPDNSALHEMLPKLKETAAQAVQVVKLVAKFNPPEFESKVVYAAISGKKGYAINDGRIITSDGLNIPVSDYLKHFQETQVDYANAKKTRVGKGSVTTGALPRMNLKFEKLKPETKKLAKSVGFSIPDFNPFHNNLAQALETYDAIMRCIDLIENTTFKDEDINLKIKAGEGGAITEAPRGLLYHWYRIDGRGVVEKANIVTPTAHNFVDIERSLNKLVLENKGRTRDQIRLLCEELVRAYDPCFSCSVH
- a CDS encoding type II toxin-antitoxin system HicA family toxin, producing the protein MPRKIRELVRDLLKAGFAERGGKGSHRNFVHQKIIKPITISGSDGDDAKQYQEKAVRLALEEASK
- a CDS encoding FAD/NAD(P)-binding protein, with amino-acid sequence MNRIKHSINPLLPGTAVLKEISAETSDVFSLKMTTDEDFLFEPGQFNMLGLPGFGEAPISFSSLPLKKNFIHTIRVVGNVTQALCSLKAGDSLQLRGPFGNSWPLELALHKNLIIVAGGIGMAPLRPVVHFVQQNRKKFGRVFLIYGSKRSEDMLFTKEVEEWCSSDQITSFFCLERKSKKMPFPLSEGLVTSLLRNIDVPLKDAVTFTCGPDIMMHFVAEDLIRIGHKSRNIFVSMERRMKCGFGHCGHCQMGAKFICKDGPVFAYSEVRHMMHGQI